The Falsibacillus albus genome includes the window CTATTTACTGAAGGATGGCTCCATCGACGAGCTGGCGGACGCCATACGCGATGTCATGAAAGGAAAGAGAGCCTTCAGTCCTGAGCTGATGATGGAAACCATCCGGGATGCCAACCCATTGTCGGCAAGGGAAAGCGAAATTTTGAAACTCGCCGCTGAAGGAAAAACCGCCAAAGAAATTGCGGGCATTTTATATTTATCCTCAGGCACCGTGCGCAACTATTTATCCGAAGTCATCCAAAAACTCGAAGCAAACAACCGGATCGAAGCCATCTCCATAGCAGAACAAAAAGGATGGATATAGAAAAGCGAAGCCGGCTTGTCCAGAGGCGTATGAAACTCGAACTCATCACCGCTTGTGCCGATGATGAGTTTTTTTGTATGTGTGTTGCGAAATTTGATGAATCTCGAATCGAAGATAAATTGGAATTTTCGTAGATATATCCTGGATTTCGCAGATATATCCTTCAATTTCGG containing:
- a CDS encoding response regulator transcription factor, with amino-acid sequence MITVFIAEDQRMLLGALGALLDLEEDIEVVGQAMNGEEALSTILSMKPDICLMDIEMPVKSGLEIAEALKNAGSLSKIIILTTFARPGYFERAVKIGVHGYLLKDGSIDELADAIRDVMKGKRAFSPELMMETIRDANPLSARESEILKLAAEGKTAKEIAGILYLSSGTVRNYLSEVIQKLEANNRIEAISIAEQKGWI